The Antennarius striatus isolate MH-2024 chromosome 23, ASM4005453v1, whole genome shotgun sequence genome has a segment encoding these proteins:
- the dok1b gene encoding docking protein 1b isoform X1: MDTHVKEGQLYVQHQKFGKKWKKNWFVLYPASQNGIARLEFFDSPSGGGGGAGGGSGSGSSEKTRKLDKKIIRLSECISILPSLMENCPKENMAAFHVETNDKTHVFAAEKNAAKEWMDTMCDIAFQGGSGSSSTATVSNGALQDLQMSENLIYYSREEVNEFWVIVQRTEASDRCGLVGGYWLKAESDVLILKEPKTKKDVLVWPYKLLRRYGRDRMMFSFEAGRRCDSGPGNFTFDTKQGNEIFSLVDQAIQSQKVLAEERHLSCPINFDPDCPSSLQSLRNIILSATPATADSSSSCSSKEADGDSGGSKPGSADGVLGKREVGDGGGRGQGAVGHKGRTLPEPPAILGALGGGGTPPRTPRGQVVAKTVSDDEHMGLYSEPADSVRLPMTSDCLYSDPVDTIKGQSQTSSPSTLPVLTSRLRPMADEVCGGQGDQHHHGGSNHRKPPDLYSHVYDQISLELNQKTNVLSLNGAAGGGRGTRQPPTGGQAERASPPPAPPLEHIYDEPEGCSKVTISASLGMSIYDEARLEPQSQRRQEEVRAPSGHEGNYSAPSHGKLSQPHRHSPPQTRQGRGTPQPPAPRWPKPVTAPKPVRGAFVRKEPMPLPPGKHEGSSSNVNNNNNVWGGGGSRDLYSKVYKQKPPSANLWYNQHRPLRSPDIIYDNLGDI; this comes from the exons aaatggaaaaagaactGGTTTGTCCTCTACCCAGCCAGCCAGAATGGCATCGCCCGTCTGGAGTTCTTCGACTCACCCtcgggtggaggaggtggggctGGTGGAGGTTCAGGAAGCGGGTCCAGTGAGAAAACCAGGAAGCTGGACAAGAAGATCATCCGCTTGTCCGAGTGTATTTCCATCCTGCCGTCACTGATGGAGAACTGTCCCAAAGAAAACATGGCAGCATTTCACGTGGAGACAAACGACAAAACACACGTGTTTGCTGCTGAGAAGAACGCCGCTAAGGAGTGGATGGACACCATGTGTGACATCGCATTCCAG GGAGGAAGCGGTAGCAGCAGCACTGCCACGGTGTCTAACGGAGCACTGCAAGACCTGCAGATGTCTGAAAACCTCATCTACTATTCCAGAGAGGAGG TGAACGAGTTTTGGGTGATCGTTCAGCGCACTGAAGCGTCAGACCGCTGTGGGCTGGTGGGCGGCTACTGGCTTAAAGCGGAAAGTGATGTCTTAATCTTGAAGGAGCCAAAGACCAAGAAGGATGTCCTGGTGTGGCCCTACAAGCTGCTGAGGAGATACGGGCGAGACCGG atgatgttttcatttgagGCGGGTCGGCGCTGTGACTCAGGTCCTGGTAATTTCACCTTTGACACGAAGCAAGGCAATGAAATCTTCTCACTGGTAGACCAAGCTATTCAGTCGCAGAAGGTTCTGGCTGAGGAGCGCCACCTTAGCTGCCCCATCAACTTTGATCCAGATTGCCCCTCATCCCTGCAGAGCCTTCGCAACATCATCCTCAGTGCGACTCCAGCGACTGCAgatagcagcagcagctgcagcagcaaggAGGCAGATGGCGATTCGGGCGGCAGCAAGCCGGGCTCTGCTGATGGTGTGCTGGGAAAAAGAGAGGtcggagatggaggaggaaggggtCAAGGAGCAGTAGGACACAAAGGGAGGACTTTACCAGAGCCACCAGCCATATTGGGTGCTTTGGGAGGAGGGGGGACTCCTCCAAGGACTCCCAGGGGGCAAGTGGTGGCAAAAACTGTTTCAGATGACGAACACATGGGTCTTTATTCAGAGCCAGCGGATTCAGTCCGCTTGCCCATGACCTCGGACTGCCTCTACTCTGACCCGGTGGACACCATCAAGGGTCAAAGCCAAACCAGCAGTCCGTCCACCCTTCCAGTGCTCACCTCACGTCTTCGACCAATGGCAGATGAGGTATGTGGCGGCCAAGGGGATCAGCATCACCATGGAGGCAGCAACCACAGGAAACCGCCAGACCTGTACTCACATGTGTACGACCAGATCAGCCTGGAGCTGAAccagaaaacaaatgtgttgaGTCTAAACGGAGCTGCGGGGGGAGGACGAGGTACCAGGCAGCCCCCCACAGGAGGTCAAGCAGAAAGGGCGTCACCACCTCCTGCTCCTCCGCTGGAGCACATATATGACGAACCAGAAGGTTGTTCCAAAGTTACCATATCCGCAAGTTTAGGGATGAGTATTTACGACGAGGCCCGGTTGGagccccagagtcagaggagacaggaagaagTGAGAGCCCCTTCAGGACATGAGGGAAATTACAGTGCCCCCTCCCACGGAAAGCTGTCACAGCCCCACAGACACTCCCCTCCTCAGACGAGACAAGGCCGTGGAACGCCACAACCTCCAGCTCCGAGGTGGCCCAAACCCGTCACCGCTCCCAAGCCGGTCAGGGGCGCTTTTGTTCGGAAGGAGCCGATGCCGCTGCCCCCTGGGAAACACGAAGGTTCTAGTAGTAatgtgaacaacaacaacaatgtttgggggggaggagggagcAGAGATCTGTACAGCAAAGTGTATAAACAAAAACCTCCATCTGCTAATTTGTGGTACAACCAGCACCGGCCGCTGAGATCACCGGATATCATCTACGACAACCTGGGAGATATTTGa
- the dok1b gene encoding docking protein 1b isoform X2, which yields MENCPKENMAAFHVETNDKTHVFAAEKNAAKEWMDTMCDIAFQGGSGSSSTATVSNGALQDLQMSENLIYYSREEVNEFWVIVQRTEASDRCGLVGGYWLKAESDVLILKEPKTKKDVLVWPYKLLRRYGRDRMMFSFEAGRRCDSGPGNFTFDTKQGNEIFSLVDQAIQSQKVLAEERHLSCPINFDPDCPSSLQSLRNIILSATPATADSSSSCSSKEADGDSGGSKPGSADGVLGKREVGDGGGRGQGAVGHKGRTLPEPPAILGALGGGGTPPRTPRGQVVAKTVSDDEHMGLYSEPADSVRLPMTSDCLYSDPVDTIKGQSQTSSPSTLPVLTSRLRPMADEVCGGQGDQHHHGGSNHRKPPDLYSHVYDQISLELNQKTNVLSLNGAAGGGRGTRQPPTGGQAERASPPPAPPLEHIYDEPEGCSKVTISASLGMSIYDEARLEPQSQRRQEEVRAPSGHEGNYSAPSHGKLSQPHRHSPPQTRQGRGTPQPPAPRWPKPVTAPKPVRGAFVRKEPMPLPPGKHEGSSSNVNNNNNVWGGGGSRDLYSKVYKQKPPSANLWYNQHRPLRSPDIIYDNLGDI from the exons ATGGAGAACTGTCCCAAAGAAAACATGGCAGCATTTCACGTGGAGACAAACGACAAAACACACGTGTTTGCTGCTGAGAAGAACGCCGCTAAGGAGTGGATGGACACCATGTGTGACATCGCATTCCAG GGAGGAAGCGGTAGCAGCAGCACTGCCACGGTGTCTAACGGAGCACTGCAAGACCTGCAGATGTCTGAAAACCTCATCTACTATTCCAGAGAGGAGG TGAACGAGTTTTGGGTGATCGTTCAGCGCACTGAAGCGTCAGACCGCTGTGGGCTGGTGGGCGGCTACTGGCTTAAAGCGGAAAGTGATGTCTTAATCTTGAAGGAGCCAAAGACCAAGAAGGATGTCCTGGTGTGGCCCTACAAGCTGCTGAGGAGATACGGGCGAGACCGG atgatgttttcatttgagGCGGGTCGGCGCTGTGACTCAGGTCCTGGTAATTTCACCTTTGACACGAAGCAAGGCAATGAAATCTTCTCACTGGTAGACCAAGCTATTCAGTCGCAGAAGGTTCTGGCTGAGGAGCGCCACCTTAGCTGCCCCATCAACTTTGATCCAGATTGCCCCTCATCCCTGCAGAGCCTTCGCAACATCATCCTCAGTGCGACTCCAGCGACTGCAgatagcagcagcagctgcagcagcaaggAGGCAGATGGCGATTCGGGCGGCAGCAAGCCGGGCTCTGCTGATGGTGTGCTGGGAAAAAGAGAGGtcggagatggaggaggaaggggtCAAGGAGCAGTAGGACACAAAGGGAGGACTTTACCAGAGCCACCAGCCATATTGGGTGCTTTGGGAGGAGGGGGGACTCCTCCAAGGACTCCCAGGGGGCAAGTGGTGGCAAAAACTGTTTCAGATGACGAACACATGGGTCTTTATTCAGAGCCAGCGGATTCAGTCCGCTTGCCCATGACCTCGGACTGCCTCTACTCTGACCCGGTGGACACCATCAAGGGTCAAAGCCAAACCAGCAGTCCGTCCACCCTTCCAGTGCTCACCTCACGTCTTCGACCAATGGCAGATGAGGTATGTGGCGGCCAAGGGGATCAGCATCACCATGGAGGCAGCAACCACAGGAAACCGCCAGACCTGTACTCACATGTGTACGACCAGATCAGCCTGGAGCTGAAccagaaaacaaatgtgttgaGTCTAAACGGAGCTGCGGGGGGAGGACGAGGTACCAGGCAGCCCCCCACAGGAGGTCAAGCAGAAAGGGCGTCACCACCTCCTGCTCCTCCGCTGGAGCACATATATGACGAACCAGAAGGTTGTTCCAAAGTTACCATATCCGCAAGTTTAGGGATGAGTATTTACGACGAGGCCCGGTTGGagccccagagtcagaggagacaggaagaagTGAGAGCCCCTTCAGGACATGAGGGAAATTACAGTGCCCCCTCCCACGGAAAGCTGTCACAGCCCCACAGACACTCCCCTCCTCAGACGAGACAAGGCCGTGGAACGCCACAACCTCCAGCTCCGAGGTGGCCCAAACCCGTCACCGCTCCCAAGCCGGTCAGGGGCGCTTTTGTTCGGAAGGAGCCGATGCCGCTGCCCCCTGGGAAACACGAAGGTTCTAGTAGTAatgtgaacaacaacaacaatgtttgggggggaggagggagcAGAGATCTGTACAGCAAAGTGTATAAACAAAAACCTCCATCTGCTAATTTGTGGTACAACCAGCACCGGCCGCTGAGATCACCGGATATCATCTACGACAACCTGGGAGATATTTGa
- the dok1b gene encoding docking protein 1b isoform X3, with protein MDTHVKEGQLYVQHQKFGKKWKKNWFVLYPASQNGIARLEFFDSPSGGGGGAGGGSGSGSSEKTRKLDKKIIRLSECISILPSLMENCPKENMAAFHVETNDKTHVFAAEKNAAKEWMDTMCDIAFQMMFSFEAGRRCDSGPGNFTFDTKQGNEIFSLVDQAIQSQKVLAEERHLSCPINFDPDCPSSLQSLRNIILSATPATADSSSSCSSKEADGDSGGSKPGSADGVLGKREVGDGGGRGQGAVGHKGRTLPEPPAILGALGGGGTPPRTPRGQVVAKTVSDDEHMGLYSEPADSVRLPMTSDCLYSDPVDTIKGQSQTSSPSTLPVLTSRLRPMADEVCGGQGDQHHHGGSNHRKPPDLYSHVYDQISLELNQKTNVLSLNGAAGGGRGTRQPPTGGQAERASPPPAPPLEHIYDEPEGCSKVTISASLGMSIYDEARLEPQSQRRQEEVRAPSGHEGNYSAPSHGKLSQPHRHSPPQTRQGRGTPQPPAPRWPKPVTAPKPVRGAFVRKEPMPLPPGKHEGSSSNVNNNNNVWGGGGSRDLYSKVYKQKPPSANLWYNQHRPLRSPDIIYDNLGDI; from the exons aaatggaaaaagaactGGTTTGTCCTCTACCCAGCCAGCCAGAATGGCATCGCCCGTCTGGAGTTCTTCGACTCACCCtcgggtggaggaggtggggctGGTGGAGGTTCAGGAAGCGGGTCCAGTGAGAAAACCAGGAAGCTGGACAAGAAGATCATCCGCTTGTCCGAGTGTATTTCCATCCTGCCGTCACTGATGGAGAACTGTCCCAAAGAAAACATGGCAGCATTTCACGTGGAGACAAACGACAAAACACACGTGTTTGCTGCTGAGAAGAACGCCGCTAAGGAGTGGATGGACACCATGTGTGACATCGCATTCCAG atgatgttttcatttgagGCGGGTCGGCGCTGTGACTCAGGTCCTGGTAATTTCACCTTTGACACGAAGCAAGGCAATGAAATCTTCTCACTGGTAGACCAAGCTATTCAGTCGCAGAAGGTTCTGGCTGAGGAGCGCCACCTTAGCTGCCCCATCAACTTTGATCCAGATTGCCCCTCATCCCTGCAGAGCCTTCGCAACATCATCCTCAGTGCGACTCCAGCGACTGCAgatagcagcagcagctgcagcagcaaggAGGCAGATGGCGATTCGGGCGGCAGCAAGCCGGGCTCTGCTGATGGTGTGCTGGGAAAAAGAGAGGtcggagatggaggaggaaggggtCAAGGAGCAGTAGGACACAAAGGGAGGACTTTACCAGAGCCACCAGCCATATTGGGTGCTTTGGGAGGAGGGGGGACTCCTCCAAGGACTCCCAGGGGGCAAGTGGTGGCAAAAACTGTTTCAGATGACGAACACATGGGTCTTTATTCAGAGCCAGCGGATTCAGTCCGCTTGCCCATGACCTCGGACTGCCTCTACTCTGACCCGGTGGACACCATCAAGGGTCAAAGCCAAACCAGCAGTCCGTCCACCCTTCCAGTGCTCACCTCACGTCTTCGACCAATGGCAGATGAGGTATGTGGCGGCCAAGGGGATCAGCATCACCATGGAGGCAGCAACCACAGGAAACCGCCAGACCTGTACTCACATGTGTACGACCAGATCAGCCTGGAGCTGAAccagaaaacaaatgtgttgaGTCTAAACGGAGCTGCGGGGGGAGGACGAGGTACCAGGCAGCCCCCCACAGGAGGTCAAGCAGAAAGGGCGTCACCACCTCCTGCTCCTCCGCTGGAGCACATATATGACGAACCAGAAGGTTGTTCCAAAGTTACCATATCCGCAAGTTTAGGGATGAGTATTTACGACGAGGCCCGGTTGGagccccagagtcagaggagacaggaagaagTGAGAGCCCCTTCAGGACATGAGGGAAATTACAGTGCCCCCTCCCACGGAAAGCTGTCACAGCCCCACAGACACTCCCCTCCTCAGACGAGACAAGGCCGTGGAACGCCACAACCTCCAGCTCCGAGGTGGCCCAAACCCGTCACCGCTCCCAAGCCGGTCAGGGGCGCTTTTGTTCGGAAGGAGCCGATGCCGCTGCCCCCTGGGAAACACGAAGGTTCTAGTAGTAatgtgaacaacaacaacaatgtttgggggggaggagggagcAGAGATCTGTACAGCAAAGTGTATAAACAAAAACCTCCATCTGCTAATTTGTGGTACAACCAGCACCGGCCGCTGAGATCACCGGATATCATCTACGACAACCTGGGAGATATTTGa